The segment CCAGGAGCTCACAGCGATCAAAGGCATAATCTTCAATCGTTCCTAATTGCGAATCGGGCTCAAACGTTAAGTTGCTTAGACTGCGGCAATCAAAAAAGCACTCTTTGCCGACTCTCTCTACACTAGCCGGAACGCATATAGATGGCAGAAACCTACAGCCAGAAAGGGCAAACTGTTTCATTATCGTCAATTGTGAGCCGAGCTCAAACGTTACGCTGCCTAGCTTGGAGCAGCACTCAAAGCATTTGAGGCCGAGTCTATCTACACTGGCTGGGATGCATATAGATGCCAAAGAATGGCGATCCCAAAAGGCAAATTTTTTAATCGTTCTTAGTTGTGAATCAGATTCAAAAGCTACAATACTAAGATTTTCATATCCTTCAAGACAACATCTGTCGATCGTCTCTATGCTGCAAGGAATGCATATGGATTGCAAGCTACTTTCAACACCATTTGGCATATTAGCGCGAATTAGTATCCTTACCTCATAAACCTCTCCATCCATAAAAACGATACTTCTAGGGCAGGAATGTGCTTTTGCTCCTGGCGCGACACTAACATTTCCGCCTCCGTCATTTTCGTAGCAATCTCCGTCTAAGATAATTTGTGCACAACTTGCAATTTCTGGGGCAAGCAGCGTAATCACTGACGCTATCATTGCAATCTTTTTCATAATTTTTCCTGATTAAGAATTTAACGAACGCACATAGGACACAATATTATACTTTTGTCAATATATTTTTTGCTTATTTTAAAATTATTGCAAAACCGGTCCGGTTAGATTCACGACAAAATCAATTAGAATATTTAGCCGATGACTTTTGTGACTATCCGAAATGCATATGGAGCTTAAGCTCGGGCCTTTCTGAGGCGAGAAGGTGAGCAAAACGAACGGTAATCAAGCTTCAAATATGTATCGCCTGGCCGTATGAATCCAGTACTGACTCATGCATCATCTCTGAAAGAGTGGGGTGAGGAAAAATCGCCTCAATAAACTCAGCATCTGTGGCCTCAGACGCTTTGGCCATTACAAAGCCTTGTATCAGCTCAGTTACCTCTGAGCCAATTAAATGCGCCCCAAGCAACTCGCCGGTTTTTTTGTCAAAAACTGTCTTAATAAGCCCTTCTTCCTCACCCATAGCAATGGCTTTACCATTACCTACATACGGGAATCTACCTACATTAACCTCACCGTATTGCTCCTTAGCTGCTTTTTCGGTCAACCCAACGCTAGCTATCTGAGGAATACTGTATATGCAACCCGGAACAGCACTGCGGTTAAGCGGACGCACATGCGGGTCGTCAAATGCATGCTCTACTGCGATAATACCTTCTCGGCTGGCTTTATGGGCTAGCCAAGGTGCGCTTACTATGTCTCCGATAGCATAGATACCTGGCTCGTCAGTCAGGTTGAACTCGTTAACCAAGACTCGCCCGTTTTCAACTTTAATTTTTGTATTTTCAATGCCGATTCCATCCAAATTGGCCATAACCCCGGCGGCGACTATTATCCGGTCGAAAACATCCTCATGTGACATATCTGCGCATTTGATCAGAACCTTAACGTTCTTGGCGGTTTTGCTTGTTATGCTCGCTGTTGCCTTGACAAATATCTTAATTCCTTGCTTTTCCAAGGATTTATGGGCCATTTTTGCGATTTCATCGTCTTCGGTTAAAAGAATGCGATCTTGCATTTCTACAATGGTAACTTGGCTGCCCATAAGGTGGTAAAAGCTGGCAAACTCAACGCCTATGGCGCCAGACCCTATTACCAGAATCTTCTGAGGAAACTCTTCCGGTATCATTGCCTCACGCGAGGTCCACACAAATTTGCCGTCAGGTTCCAATCCTGGGATGATTCTGGGCCTGGCCCCAGTTGCCAGAATCAACCTTTGAGCTTCGTATAAGCTTTTATTGCTGCTTTTGTCTATTACTTCAATGCTTGTTGGGGACTTCAGAACTCCGTGCCCGTCAAGCACGACAACTTTATTTTTCTTGAGTAAGTTTTTGACCCCATGCGCGAGCTTATCCGCTACTGCCCGTGATCTTGCCACGATTTTTTTTATATCAAACGTAGCCTGCATCCGGTTAAAGCCAAAACTTTCCGCATGATCCACCATGTGTTTCAGCTCAGCCGACCTAAGTAAGGCCTTGGTTGGAACGCATCCCCAGTTCAAACAAACGCCGCCTAAATGTTTTTCTTCGACCAAAGCAACTTTTTTCCCCAGCTGCGCCGCCCTGATGGCGGCAACATATCCGCCTGGGCCGCCGCCAATTATAATAAGGTCGTAAATATCTGTAATGTTCTTCATTAAAACGTCTTCTAAACCTCTAACTCTCTAAGGCTTTTACTATTTCCTCCGTTACTTTTTTGGCGTCCCCGAACAGCATCATTGTATTGTCGCGGAAAAACAGCTCGTTCTCAATACCTGCATAACCTGCGGCCATAGAGCGCTTTACAAAGAACACTGTCTTGGCTTGCTCAACCTCCAGAATGGGCATGCCGTATATGGGGCTTTGCGGGTTGTTCTTGGCGGCTGGGTTTGTAACGTCATTGGCGCCAATCACAAACGCTACGTCGGTTGAGGGGAAATCTCGGTTAATATCTTCAAGCTCCAGCACATCGTCATAAGGAACGTTCGCTTCGGCAAGCAAAACATTCATATGCCCCGGCATACGTCCAGCGACCGGATGAATAGCATAGCGAACTTTGACTCCATTATTTTGAAGTA is part of the Holosporales bacterium genome and harbors:
- a CDS encoding leucine-rich repeat domain-containing protein, giving the protein MKKIAMIASVITLLAPEIASCAQIILDGDCYENDGGGNVSVAPGAKAHSCPRSIVFMDGEVYEVRILIRANMPNGVESSLQSICIPCSIETIDRCCLEGYENLSIVAFESDSQLRTIKKFAFWDRHSLASICIPASVDRLGLKCFECCSKLGSVTFELGSQLTIMKQFALSGCRFLPSICVPASVERVGKECFFDCRSLSNLTFEPDSQLGTIEDYAFDRCELLESICVPASVETISEGCFRGCYSLSSLMFEPGSQVRLIGDYAFNCCSSLTSICIPSSVEVIG
- the lpdA gene encoding dihydrolipoyl dehydrogenase, which encodes MKNITDIYDLIIIGGGPGGYVAAIRAAQLGKKVALVEEKHLGGVCLNWGCVPTKALLRSAELKHMVDHAESFGFNRMQATFDIKKIVARSRAVADKLAHGVKNLLKKNKVVVLDGHGVLKSPTSIEVIDKSSNKSLYEAQRLILATGARPRIIPGLEPDGKFVWTSREAMIPEEFPQKILVIGSGAIGVEFASFYHLMGSQVTIVEMQDRILLTEDDEIAKMAHKSLEKQGIKIFVKATASITSKTAKNVKVLIKCADMSHEDVFDRIIVAAGVMANLDGIGIENTKIKVENGRVLVNEFNLTDEPGIYAIGDIVSAPWLAHKASREGIIAVEHAFDDPHVRPLNRSAVPGCIYSIPQIASVGLTEKAAKEQYGEVNVGRFPYVGNGKAIAMGEEEGLIKTVFDKKTGELLGAHLIGSEVTELIQGFVMAKASEATDAEFIEAIFPHPTLSEMMHESVLDSYGQAIHI